The Diaphorobacter ruginosibacter genome contains a region encoding:
- a CDS encoding DesA family fatty acid desaturase, which yields MLLPDWAALNAVVDWLAHGVWDLAWWQIVLYTLFTTHITIAAVTIFLHRSQAHRALELGAVPSHFFRFWLWVGTGMQTKEWVSIHRKHHAKCETEDDPHSPQTRGLNTVMWRGAELYRAEARNAETLKKFGHGTPDDWVERNVYSRFAWQGVGLMLILDVILFGGIGLTVWAVQMLWIPFWAAGVVNGVGHFWGYRNFEAVDASTNLVPWGIVIGGEELHNNHHTYPTSAKFSVKKYEFDIGWVYISAMQKVGWAKVKKLPPKMLLGEVKPVADEKTLEALIANRYEVMAGYARGVRQACREELDALKARKADVSAMRAANRWLHRDSEKVPARWHQKLAEARAAHPVLDKMITMREELRQLWLNTSHSREQLTSDLQAWCQRAEASGIAALQEFSRKLRAARA from the coding sequence ATGTTGTTACCTGATTGGGCTGCACTCAACGCCGTCGTCGACTGGCTGGCCCATGGCGTGTGGGATCTGGCCTGGTGGCAGATCGTCCTGTACACGCTGTTCACCACGCACATCACGATCGCGGCGGTGACGATCTTCCTGCACCGCTCCCAGGCGCACCGCGCGCTCGAGCTGGGCGCCGTGCCGTCGCACTTCTTCCGGTTCTGGCTGTGGGTCGGCACCGGCATGCAGACCAAGGAGTGGGTCTCCATCCATCGCAAGCACCACGCCAAGTGCGAGACGGAGGACGATCCCCACAGCCCGCAGACGCGCGGGCTGAACACCGTGATGTGGCGCGGTGCCGAGCTTTACCGGGCCGAGGCAAGGAATGCCGAGACGCTGAAGAAGTTTGGCCACGGCACGCCCGACGACTGGGTCGAGCGCAATGTCTATTCGCGCTTCGCATGGCAGGGCGTGGGCCTGATGCTGATCCTGGACGTGATCCTGTTCGGCGGCATCGGCCTGACCGTGTGGGCCGTGCAGATGCTGTGGATCCCGTTCTGGGCCGCCGGCGTGGTCAACGGCGTCGGGCATTTCTGGGGGTACCGCAATTTCGAGGCCGTGGACGCATCGACCAACCTGGTGCCCTGGGGCATCGTGATCGGTGGCGAGGAACTGCACAACAACCACCACACCTATCCCACATCGGCCAAGTTCTCCGTGAAGAAGTACGAGTTCGACATCGGCTGGGTCTACATCAGCGCCATGCAGAAGGTGGGCTGGGCCAAGGTGAAGAAGCTGCCTCCCAAGATGCTTCTGGGCGAGGTCAAGCCCGTCGCCGACGAGAAAACCCTGGAAGCGCTGATCGCCAACCGCTACGAAGTGATGGCAGGTTATGCGCGCGGCGTCCGCCAGGCCTGCCGCGAGGAACTGGATGCCCTCAAGGCGCGCAAGGCCGATGTGTCCGCCATGCGTGCGGCCAATCGCTGGCTGCACCGTGACTCGGAGAAGGTGCCGGCTCGCTGGCACCAGAAGCTCGCCGAAGCGCGGGCCGCGCACCCGGTGCTCGACAAGATGATCACGATGCGCGAGGAACTGCGCCAGCTGTGGCTCAATACCTCGCACTCGCGCGAGCAGCTCACCTCCGACCTGCAGGCCTGGTGCCAGCGCGCGGAAGCGAGCGGTATTGCGGCGCTGCAGGAGTTCTCGCGCAAGCTGCGCGCCGCGCGCGCCTGA
- a CDS encoding 6,7-dimethyl-8-ribityllumazine synthase, giving the protein MNQIDLQHLSPSDAVPRVPSSTRIAIISANWHDDIVHQARDSAIRRLVELGADAARIQTVELPGAFEIPLMAHKLAASGQFDAVIACALIVNGGIYRHEFVTTAVIDGLMRVQLDTGVPVFSVALTPLNFHDHDDHHDYFFQHFVKKGEEAANACAHTLAQHALVNDLLGTATATAA; this is encoded by the coding sequence ATGAATCAGATTGACCTGCAACATCTGTCCCCTTCCGACGCTGTGCCCCGCGTGCCATCGTCGACCCGTATCGCCATCATCAGCGCCAACTGGCACGACGACATCGTGCACCAGGCGCGTGACTCGGCCATCCGCCGACTGGTCGAGCTCGGCGCAGACGCCGCCCGCATCCAGACCGTGGAACTGCCCGGCGCGTTCGAGATTCCGCTCATGGCGCACAAGCTGGCCGCCTCCGGCCAGTTCGACGCCGTGATCGCCTGCGCACTGATCGTCAACGGCGGCATCTACCGCCATGAGTTCGTCACCACGGCCGTGATCGACGGACTCATGCGCGTGCAGCTCGACACCGGCGTGCCGGTGTTCTCGGTCGCGCTCACGCCACTCAATTTCCACGACCATGACGATCACCACGACTACTTCTTCCAGCATTTCGTGAAGAAGGGCGAGGAAGCCGCCAATGCCTGCGCGCATACCCTTGCGCAGCACGCTCTGGTGAACGATCTGCTGGGCACCGCCACGGCAACAGCCGCCTGA
- the rpmG gene encoding 50S ribosomal protein L33, translating into MASKGGREKIKLESTAGTGHFYTTTKNKKTMPEKMLITKFDPKARKHVEYKEIKLK; encoded by the coding sequence ATGGCTTCTAAAGGCGGACGCGAAAAGATCAAGCTGGAATCCACTGCGGGTACCGGCCACTTCTACACCACCACAAAGAACAAGAAGACAATGCCTGAAAAGATGTTGATCACGAAGTTCGATCCCAAGGCTCGCAAGCACGTCGAGTACAAGGAAATCAAGCTGAAGTAA
- the rpmB gene encoding 50S ribosomal protein L28, whose amino-acid sequence MARVCEVTGKKPMVGNNVSHANNKTKRRFLPNLQYRRFWVESENRWVRLRVTSAALRLIDKNGIDSVLADMRARGQA is encoded by the coding sequence ATGGCACGCGTATGTGAAGTAACGGGCAAGAAGCCCATGGTGGGAAACAACGTTTCCCACGCCAACAACAAGACCAAGCGTCGTTTCCTCCCTAACCTGCAATACCGCCGTTTCTGGGTCGAGAGCGAAAACCGTTGGGTGCGCCTGCGCGTCACCAGCGCTGCTCTGCGCCTGATCGACAAGAACGGTATTGACTCCGTGCTCGCAGACATGCGCGCTCGTGGCCAAGCTTAA
- the trxB gene encoding thioredoxin-disulfide reductase: MSNTLHAKVLILGSGPAGYTAAIYAARANLNPLLVTGLAQGGQLMTTTEVDNWPADVMGVQGPELMQRFLEHAERFRTQIVFDHINKVDFSKRPFTLTGDSGEYTCDSLIIATGASAKYLGLPSEEAFMGKGVSACATCDGFFYREQPVCVIGGGNTAVEEALYLSNIASKVTLVHRRDKFKAEPILVDKLMEKVKEGKIELKTHFTLDEVLGDKSGVTGIRIKSTQDGHTEDITLQGCFIAIGHSPNTEIFKGHLEMDATGYIVTQGGLKGFATQTSVPGVFAAGDVQDHVYRQAITSAGTGCMAALDAQRFLEQEE, translated from the coding sequence ATGTCGAACACCCTTCACGCCAAAGTCCTGATTCTCGGTTCCGGCCCTGCCGGCTACACGGCCGCCATCTATGCCGCCCGCGCCAACCTGAATCCGCTGCTCGTCACTGGCCTCGCCCAGGGCGGCCAGCTCATGACGACCACCGAAGTGGACAACTGGCCCGCCGACGTGATGGGCGTCCAGGGTCCGGAACTGATGCAGCGCTTCCTGGAGCACGCGGAGCGCTTCCGCACCCAGATCGTCTTCGACCACATCAACAAGGTCGACTTCAGCAAGCGCCCGTTCACCCTGACGGGCGACTCGGGTGAGTACACCTGTGACTCGCTCATCATCGCCACCGGCGCCTCGGCCAAGTACCTGGGCCTGCCTTCCGAAGAAGCCTTCATGGGCAAGGGCGTGTCCGCCTGCGCCACATGTGACGGCTTCTTCTACCGCGAGCAACCGGTCTGCGTGATCGGCGGCGGCAATACGGCCGTCGAAGAAGCGTTGTATTTGAGCAACATCGCCAGCAAGGTGACCCTGGTCCACCGCCGCGACAAGTTCAAGGCCGAACCCATCCTCGTCGACAAGCTGATGGAAAAGGTCAAGGAAGGCAAGATCGAGCTCAAGACCCACTTCACGCTGGACGAAGTGCTTGGCGACAAGAGCGGCGTGACGGGCATCCGCATCAAGAGCACCCAGGACGGCCACACCGAGGACATCACGCTGCAGGGCTGCTTCATCGCGATCGGCCACTCGCCCAACACCGAGATCTTCAAGGGCCATCTCGAAATGGATGCGACCGGCTACATCGTCACCCAGGGCGGCCTCAAGGGCTTCGCCACGCAGACCAGCGTTCCCGGCGTGTTCGCTGCCGGCGATGTGCAGGACCACGTATACCGCCAGGCAATCACCAGTGCGGGCACGGGCTGCATGGCTGCGCTGGACGCACAGCGCTTCCTCGAGCAGGAAGAGTAA
- a CDS encoding DNA translocase FtsK — translation MTYSLNTLNASSGGKSAPRSWAARFSHEIGLVVGLLALVFWLLALVSYNAQDAAWSTSGSGRHVSNWVGRFGAWLADCSYYALGFSVWWCVVAAIKAWISSLAFWMRGGAQPQGPVGPWARRSMFWMGLLILVLSSTALEWSRLYRYDTFLPGQAGGMLGYTTGQFAMNWLGDAGSGLIGVILVVLGAAMVFGFSWGQLAERIGGSIDGLVQGSRAKREKARDEAAGKQAARERAVVVSEERNEIEEHHPQPVQIIEPVFTEPQQSTRVVKERQKPLFSELPDSKLPQVDLLDAAQARQETVSPETLEMTSRLIEKKLKDFGVEVAVVAAAPGPVITRYEIEPATGVKGSQVVNLAKDLARSLSLVSIRVIETIPGKNFMALELPNAKRQSIKLSEILGSQVYHDAKSMLTMGLGKDIVGNPVVADLAKMPHVLVAGTTGSGKSVGINAMILSLLYKAEARDVRLMMIDPKMLEMSVYEGIPHLLCPVVTDMRQAAHGLNWCVAEMERRYKLMSKMGVRNLAGYNAKIDDAKAREEFIPNPFSLTPEEPEPLERLPHIVVIIDELADLMMVVGKKIEELIARLAQKARAAGIHLILATQRPSVDVITGLIKANIPTRIAFQVSSKIDSRTILDQMGAEALLGMGDMLYMASGTGLPIRVHGAFVSDEEVHRVVSYLKEQGEPDYIEGVLEGGTVDGEDSGFGGDGEGGNGEKDPMYDQAVEIVLKDRKASISYVQRKLRIGYNRSARLLEDMEKAGLVSALTASGQREVLVPARGGE, via the coding sequence ATGACCTATTCCCTCAATACCTTGAATGCTTCTTCTGGTGGCAAATCGGCGCCGCGATCGTGGGCCGCGCGATTCAGCCACGAAATCGGCCTGGTAGTGGGCTTGCTGGCGCTGGTGTTCTGGCTGCTGGCTCTCGTGAGTTACAACGCGCAGGATGCCGCCTGGTCCACATCGGGCAGCGGCCGGCATGTTTCCAATTGGGTGGGGCGCTTTGGCGCCTGGCTGGCCGATTGCAGCTACTATGCGCTGGGCTTTTCTGTCTGGTGGTGCGTCGTGGCCGCCATCAAGGCCTGGATCTCATCGCTCGCCTTCTGGATGCGCGGCGGTGCGCAGCCGCAAGGCCCTGTCGGGCCCTGGGCACGTCGCTCGATGTTCTGGATGGGGCTGCTGATCCTGGTGTTGAGCAGCACGGCGCTGGAATGGTCACGCCTGTATCGCTACGACACCTTCCTGCCGGGACAGGCGGGCGGCATGCTGGGCTACACGACGGGCCAGTTCGCGATGAACTGGCTGGGCGATGCGGGCTCGGGCCTCATCGGCGTGATTCTGGTGGTGCTGGGCGCGGCCATGGTGTTCGGGTTCTCGTGGGGGCAACTGGCCGAGCGCATTGGCGGCTCCATCGATGGCCTGGTGCAGGGCAGCCGCGCCAAGCGCGAGAAGGCGCGTGACGAGGCCGCTGGTAAGCAGGCTGCACGCGAGCGCGCCGTGGTGGTGTCCGAGGAGCGCAACGAGATCGAGGAGCACCATCCACAGCCGGTGCAGATCATCGAGCCGGTGTTCACTGAACCGCAGCAGAGTACGCGCGTGGTCAAGGAGCGCCAGAAGCCGCTGTTCTCCGAGCTGCCCGACAGCAAGCTGCCGCAGGTGGACCTGCTGGACGCGGCCCAGGCGCGCCAGGAAACGGTGTCGCCGGAGACGCTGGAGATGACCAGCCGCCTGATCGAGAAGAAGCTCAAGGACTTCGGTGTGGAAGTGGCCGTCGTGGCCGCGGCACCCGGCCCGGTGATCACGCGCTACGAGATCGAGCCCGCCACGGGCGTGAAGGGCTCGCAGGTGGTGAACCTGGCCAAGGATCTGGCGCGTTCGCTGTCGCTGGTGTCGATCCGCGTGATCGAGACGATCCCGGGCAAGAACTTCATGGCGCTCGAACTGCCAAACGCCAAGCGCCAGTCGATCAAGCTTTCCGAAATCCTGGGCTCGCAGGTCTATCATGACGCCAAGAGCATGCTCACCATGGGCCTGGGCAAGGACATCGTGGGCAACCCGGTCGTAGCTGATCTCGCCAAGATGCCGCACGTGCTGGTGGCCGGTACGACGGGCTCGGGCAAGTCGGTGGGTATCAATGCGATGATCCTGTCGCTGCTCTACAAGGCCGAGGCGCGTGACGTGCGCCTGATGATGATCGACCCCAAGATGCTGGAAATGTCGGTCTACGAAGGCATTCCGCACCTGCTGTGCCCGGTGGTCACCGACATGCGCCAGGCAGCGCACGGCTTGAACTGGTGCGTGGCCGAGATGGAGCGCCGCTACAAGCTGATGAGCAAGATGGGTGTGCGCAATCTGGCGGGCTACAACGCCAAGATCGACGACGCCAAGGCGCGCGAGGAATTCATCCCCAACCCGTTCAGCCTCACGCCCGAGGAGCCGGAACCGCTGGAGCGCCTGCCCCACATCGTCGTGATCATCGACGAGCTGGCCGACCTGATGATGGTGGTGGGCAAGAAGATCGAGGAGCTGATCGCGCGCCTGGCGCAAAAGGCGCGCGCAGCGGGCATCCACCTGATCCTGGCGACGCAGCGCCCGAGCGTGGACGTGATCACCGGCCTCATCAAGGCCAACATCCCGACCCGCATCGCCTTCCAGGTGAGCAGCAAGATCGACAGCCGCACGATTCTCGACCAGATGGGGGCAGAGGCACTGCTCGGCATGGGCGACATGCTCTACATGGCCAGCGGCACGGGCCTGCCGATCCGCGTGCACGGAGCATTCGTGTCGGACGAGGAAGTACACCGTGTAGTCAGCTACCTCAAGGAGCAAGGGGAGCCCGACTACATCGAAGGCGTGCTCGAGGGTGGTACGGTCGATGGAGAGGACAGCGGCTTCGGCGGTGACGGCGAGGGCGGCAACGGGGAGAAGGACCCGATGTACGACCAGGCCGTGGAGATCGTGCTCAAGGACCGCAAGGCCAGCATCTCCTACGTGCAGCGCAAGCTGCGCATCGGCTACAACCGTTCCGCGCGCCTGCTCGAGGACATGGAGAAGGCCGGCTTGGTGAGTGCGCTCACGGCCAGCGGCCAGCGCGAAGTGCTGGTGCCCGCGCGCGGCGGCGAATGA
- the lolA gene encoding outer membrane lipoprotein chaperone LolA, producing MKRLIATVLTAACAQVASADGLQSLEGFMKGVASGRSEFTQTVTSPPKEGQQPRVKTSSGSFEFRRPGLFKFVYQKPFEQTIVADGKTLWLYDADLNQVTQRSQAQALGSTPAALLASAPDLSALKADFNLASAPDQDGLQWVEAAPKAKDGQLKSVRVGFAGDRLAVLDIMDSFGQRSQLKFSNMQVNPQLPADTFQFKPPAGADVVKQ from the coding sequence ATGAAACGTTTGATCGCCACAGTGTTGACGGCAGCCTGCGCACAGGTCGCCAGCGCCGATGGCCTGCAGAGCCTGGAAGGCTTCATGAAGGGCGTGGCGAGTGGCCGCTCGGAATTCACGCAGACCGTGACCTCGCCGCCCAAGGAGGGGCAGCAGCCAAGGGTGAAGACCTCGAGCGGAAGCTTCGAGTTCCGGCGCCCCGGTCTCTTCAAGTTCGTCTATCAAAAACCGTTCGAGCAGACCATCGTGGCCGACGGGAAGACCCTCTGGCTCTACGACGCCGACCTGAACCAGGTCACGCAGCGTTCGCAGGCGCAGGCGCTGGGCAGCACGCCCGCCGCGCTGCTGGCGTCGGCGCCCGACCTGTCGGCGCTGAAGGCCGACTTCAACCTGGCCTCCGCGCCGGACCAGGACGGACTGCAATGGGTCGAGGCAGCCCCCAAGGCCAAGGACGGACAGCTCAAGAGCGTGCGCGTGGGCTTCGCGGGCGACCGGTTGGCGGTGCTGGACATCATGGACAGCTTCGGCCAGCGCTCGCAGCTGAAGTTCAGCAACATGCAGGTCAATCCGCAATTGCCGGCCGATACCTTCCAGTTCAAGCCGCCTGCGGGCGCCGATGTGGTGAAGCAGTAA
- a CDS encoding MFS transporter — translation MKSTTRTDPVPPSPHTTKPAGWSELLGGRNGLKALALTGAVAMHAINVHIVTTVLPSVVREIGGLEWYAWNTTLFVVASIVGAALSVRVLAAFGARTAMASALLLFAVGTLLCAGALNMPTMLLGRTVQGLGGGTLAALSYTLIRMVFVPRLWPRAIALVSGMWGIATLSGPAVGGLFAQSGHWRWAFWFLLPLIALQMALVWVQLQPARMLNQPDAAVGGIPGRQIVLLALSVVLVAAASVVPAGAWQAACVLAGLGIGGIAIMAERGAAARLLPRGGTSLGSPLGKLYAVITLLLMGTMVEIYVPYFLQHLHGLKPLTAGYTTALMAGGWSLASVSFSGATGNRSRTLMWLGPTLCLAGLALLAFAMPMAFAGALLLNAVALALIGLGVGSAWPHLLNAILHCAPPDEASAASAAISTVQLYGMAVGAALAGLFANALGVSASTDPQVLGHAALWLFATFAIFPLLALVAIRRFLANH, via the coding sequence ATGAAAAGTACAACCCGGACAGACCCCGTACCACCGTCGCCCCACACCACCAAGCCCGCTGGATGGAGCGAGCTGCTCGGAGGCCGCAATGGACTCAAGGCGCTTGCGCTCACCGGTGCCGTGGCCATGCATGCGATCAACGTGCACATCGTGACCACGGTACTGCCGTCGGTGGTGCGCGAGATCGGCGGCCTCGAGTGGTATGCGTGGAACACGACGCTGTTCGTGGTGGCATCCATCGTCGGCGCCGCGCTTTCGGTGCGGGTCCTGGCGGCTTTCGGCGCGCGCACGGCCATGGCCTCGGCGCTGCTCCTTTTCGCGGTAGGCACGCTCCTGTGCGCCGGCGCCCTGAACATGCCCACGATGCTGCTCGGGCGAACGGTGCAGGGGCTGGGTGGCGGCACCCTGGCCGCGCTCAGCTACACGCTGATCCGCATGGTCTTCGTGCCGCGCCTGTGGCCGCGCGCGATCGCGCTGGTGTCAGGCATGTGGGGCATCGCGACCCTGAGCGGCCCCGCCGTGGGCGGGCTGTTCGCGCAGTCCGGACATTGGCGCTGGGCCTTCTGGTTCCTGCTGCCGCTGATCGCGCTGCAGATGGCCCTGGTCTGGGTACAGCTGCAGCCCGCCCGGATGCTGAACCAGCCCGATGCCGCTGTCGGCGGCATCCCGGGAAGGCAGATCGTGCTGCTGGCCCTGTCCGTGGTGCTCGTCGCGGCAGCCAGTGTGGTGCCCGCGGGTGCCTGGCAGGCGGCCTGCGTTCTTGCAGGCCTCGGCATCGGAGGGATTGCGATCATGGCCGAACGCGGGGCGGCGGCCCGGCTTCTGCCGCGGGGAGGCACGTCCCTCGGCAGCCCGCTGGGCAAGCTCTACGCGGTGATCACCCTGCTGCTCATGGGCACGATGGTGGAAATCTACGTGCCCTACTTCCTGCAGCACCTGCACGGCCTCAAGCCTTTGACGGCCGGGTACACGACGGCCCTCATGGCAGGAGGCTGGTCCCTCGCGTCCGTCAGCTTCTCGGGTGCCACGGGCAACCGCTCACGCACCCTGATGTGGCTCGGGCCCACGCTCTGCCTGGCAGGTCTCGCCCTGCTGGCCTTCGCAATGCCCATGGCCTTCGCGGGAGCCCTGCTGCTCAACGCGGTGGCCCTGGCCCTCATCGGCCTGGGCGTGGGATCGGCCTGGCCCCACCTGCTCAACGCCATCCTGCATTGCGCGCCGCCCGATGAGGCCAGCGCGGCCTCCGCAGCCATCAGCACGGTGCAGCTCTACGGCATGGCGGTCGGTGCGGCGTTGGCAGGGCTGTTCGCCAATGCGCTCGGCGTGTCGGCGAGTACCGATCCCCAGGTGCTCGGCCATGCGGCACTCTGGCTGTTCGCCACCTTTGCGATCTTCCCGTTGCTGGCACTGGTCGCGATTCGCAGGTTCCTGGCGAACCACTGA
- a CDS encoding helix-turn-helix transcriptional regulator, which produces MQSNTIMATEPNATDRMLQAVKRLAPVGTSTLARHLQMTVEAARQQVNRLLEQGLIAGEMQPAKGAGRPGQAWRLTEAGQRHFPDAHAQLTVQLIDAVRAVFGEEGLERLIAAREAESRSRYAAACTGKKLSTRFEQLARVRSEEGYMARVEKDGGALIFLEDHCPICAAADSCRGFCRSEEALLQEIAGDQARVVRGEYLLEGGNRCAYRVIPITAL; this is translated from the coding sequence ATGCAATCGAACACGATCATGGCGACCGAGCCGAACGCCACGGACCGCATGCTGCAGGCCGTCAAGCGTCTTGCACCCGTGGGTACCAGCACGCTCGCCCGGCATCTCCAGATGACCGTTGAAGCGGCGCGCCAGCAGGTCAACCGCCTGCTCGAGCAAGGTTTGATCGCGGGCGAGATGCAACCAGCCAAGGGGGCGGGGCGGCCCGGGCAGGCCTGGAGGCTGACGGAGGCGGGGCAGCGCCATTTCCCCGACGCCCATGCCCAGCTCACGGTACAGCTCATCGACGCGGTGCGCGCTGTGTTTGGCGAGGAAGGCCTTGAAAGGCTCATTGCCGCCAGGGAGGCGGAGTCGAGAAGCCGGTACGCGGCAGCCTGCACGGGCAAGAAACTGTCGACGCGTTTCGAGCAGCTGGCCCGGGTTCGTTCCGAGGAGGGCTACATGGCCCGCGTGGAAAAGGACGGCGGCGCGCTGATCTTTCTCGAGGACCACTGTCCGATCTGCGCCGCCGCGGACTCCTGTCGCGGCTTCTGCCGCTCCGAGGAGGCGCTGCTCCAGGAAATCGCCGGTGACCAGGCCCGTGTGGTGCGCGGTGAATACCTGCTCGAGGGCGGAAACCGGTGCGCCTATCGCGTGATTCCGATCACTGCGCTTTGA
- a CDS encoding replication-associated recombination protein A → MPAPVPHQPLAERLRPHNLGEVIGQQHVLGPGMPLRLAFESGQPHSCILWGPPGVGKTTIARLMAEAFDAQFISISAVLGGVKDIREAVERAEAARDGLMQQRTIVFVDEVHRFNKSQQDAFLPHVESGLFTFVGATTENPSFEVNSALLSRAAVYVLQPLTADDLKQIVAKARELDAVPKIEADALDRLIAYADGDARRLLNTLETLAVTAKQAGVEAISDEWLLKVLGERMRRYDKGGEQFYDTISALHKSVRGSDPDAALYWLVRMLDGGADPRYMARRLVRMASEDIGLADPRALRLALDASEVYERLGSPEGELALAQCVVYLAVAPKSNAVYKAYNQVRAFVKQDGTRPVPMHLRNAPTRLMKELDYGKGYRYAHDEEGGFAAGENYLPEGMEAPGFYRPVPRGLEIKIGQKLDELQQLNAAAQKRE, encoded by the coding sequence ATGCCCGCACCAGTCCCCCACCAACCCCTCGCCGAACGCCTGCGCCCGCACAACCTGGGTGAAGTGATCGGGCAGCAGCATGTGCTGGGACCGGGCATGCCCCTGCGGCTGGCATTCGAGTCGGGACAGCCGCACAGCTGCATCCTGTGGGGCCCGCCGGGCGTTGGAAAGACGACGATCGCACGGCTCATGGCAGAGGCGTTCGATGCGCAGTTCATTTCGATCAGCGCCGTGCTGGGCGGCGTCAAGGACATCCGCGAAGCGGTCGAGCGCGCCGAGGCCGCCCGCGACGGGCTCATGCAGCAGCGCACGATCGTGTTTGTCGACGAGGTGCACCGGTTCAACAAGAGCCAGCAGGATGCGTTCCTGCCGCACGTGGAAAGCGGCCTGTTTACCTTTGTCGGTGCGACGACGGAGAATCCGTCGTTCGAGGTGAATTCCGCGCTGCTCTCGCGCGCGGCGGTCTACGTGCTGCAGCCGCTGACCGCGGACGACCTGAAGCAGATCGTCGCCAAGGCACGGGAGCTCGACGCGGTCCCGAAGATCGAGGCCGATGCGCTCGACCGTTTGATCGCCTACGCGGACGGTGATGCCCGGCGCCTGCTGAACACGCTCGAGACACTGGCGGTCACGGCGAAGCAGGCGGGTGTGGAGGCGATCTCCGACGAATGGCTGCTCAAGGTGCTGGGTGAACGCATGCGCCGCTACGACAAGGGCGGTGAACAGTTCTACGACACCATCAGCGCCCTGCACAAGTCGGTGCGCGGTTCGGACCCCGATGCGGCACTGTACTGGCTGGTGCGCATGCTCGACGGCGGCGCGGATCCGCGCTACATGGCGCGGCGGCTGGTGCGCATGGCAAGCGAGGACATTGGCCTGGCCGACCCGCGCGCGCTGAGGCTTGCGCTCGATGCCTCCGAGGTCTACGAGCGCCTGGGCTCGCCCGAGGGCGAACTGGCGCTGGCGCAATGTGTTGTTTATTTGGCTGTCGCACCCAAATCGAACGCGGTCTACAAGGCCTACAACCAGGTGCGCGCCTTTGTGAAGCAGGACGGCACCAGACCTGTGCCCATGCACCTGCGCAATGCACCCACCCGGCTCATGAAGGAGCTCGATTACGGTAAGGGTTATCGCTATGCGCACGACGAAGAGGGGGGCTTTGCTGCAGGCGAGAACTACCTGCCAGAGGGCATGGAGGCGCCCGGTTTCTACCGCCCGGTTCCACGGGGGCTGGAGATCAAGATCGGCCAGAAGCTCGATGAATTGCAGCAGCTCAATGCTGCGGCGCAAAAACGGGAATGA
- a CDS encoding branched-chain amino acid ABC transporter permease, whose protein sequence is MDILLQQIINGLVLGSMYALIALGYTMVYGIIQLINFAHGEVLMIGAITSWSCIGMMQEAMPGAPGWLVLLIATIIACIVAAALNFTIEKIAYRPLRNSPRLAPLITAIGMSILLQTVAMIIWKPNYKPYPTLLSSDPYHLGNAVITPTQIMILVTTVVALAAMVYLVNYTKLGRAMRATAENPKVAALMGVKPDMVISATFIIGAILAAIAGIMYASNYGTAQHAMGFLPGLKAFTAAVFGGIGNLAGAVVGGVLLGLIEAIGAGYIGPLTGGLLGSNYVDIFAFIVLIIVLTLRPSGLLGERVADRA, encoded by the coding sequence ATGGACATTTTGCTGCAGCAGATCATCAACGGTCTGGTACTTGGCAGCATGTACGCCCTCATAGCGCTCGGCTATACGATGGTGTACGGCATCATTCAGCTCATCAACTTCGCCCACGGCGAGGTGCTCATGATCGGGGCGATCACCAGTTGGAGTTGCATCGGGATGATGCAGGAGGCCATGCCCGGCGCACCAGGTTGGCTGGTGCTCCTGATCGCCACGATCATCGCCTGCATCGTGGCGGCAGCGCTGAATTTCACGATCGAGAAGATCGCCTACCGGCCGCTGCGCAACAGTCCGCGTCTGGCTCCGTTGATCACCGCGATCGGCATGTCCATCCTGCTCCAGACGGTGGCGATGATCATCTGGAAGCCCAACTACAAGCCCTATCCGACGCTGCTGTCGTCCGATCCCTATCACCTTGGCAACGCGGTGATCACGCCCACGCAGATCATGATCCTCGTGACGACCGTGGTGGCCCTCGCCGCGATGGTCTATCTGGTGAACTACACCAAGCTCGGACGCGCCATGCGCGCCACGGCGGAGAACCCGAAGGTGGCGGCGCTGATGGGAGTGAAGCCGGACATGGTGATCTCGGCCACCTTCATCATCGGTGCCATCCTCGCGGCGATCGCCGGCATCATGTATGCCTCCAACTACGGCACGGCGCAGCATGCGATGGGCTTCCTGCCAGGGCTCAAGGCCTTCACGGCAGCGGTGTTCGGCGGCATCGGCAACCTGGCCGGGGCTGTCGTGGGCGGCGTGCTCCTGGGGCTGATCGAGGCCATCGGCGCGGGCTACATCGGCCCGCTGACCGGCGGGCTGCTGGGCAGCAACTATGTGGATATCTTCGCATTCATCGTGCTGATCATCGTGCTGACGCTCAGGCCATCGGGCCTGCTGGGCGAGCGTGTGGCGGACCGGGCTTGA